In Triticum aestivum cultivar Chinese Spring chromosome 5B, IWGSC CS RefSeq v2.1, whole genome shotgun sequence, the following proteins share a genomic window:
- the LOC123110370 gene encoding protoporphyrinogen oxidase, chloroplastic yields MAGATMATATVAAASPLRGRVTGRPHRVRPRCATASSATETPAAPGVRLSAECVIVGAGISGLCTAQALATRYGVSDLLVTEARDRPGGNITTVERPDEGYLWEEGPNSFQPSDPVLTMAVDSGLKDDLVFGDPNAPRFVLWEGKLRPVPSKPGDLPFFSLMSIPGKLRAGLGALGIRPPPPGREESVEEFVRRNLGAEVFERLIEPFCSGVYAGDPSKLSMKAAFGKVWRLEEIGGSIIGGTIKAIQDKGKNPKPPRDPRLPAPKGQTVASFRKGLAMLPNAIASRLGSKVKLSWKLTSITKADNQGYVLGYETPEGLVSVQAKSVIMTIPSYVASDILRPLSIDAADALSKFYYPPVAAVTVSYPKEAIRKECLIDGELQGFGQLHPRSQGVETLGTIYSSSLFPNRAPAGRVLLLNYIGGSTNTGIVSKTESDLVGAVDRDLRKMLINPRAADPLALGVRVWPQAIPQFLIGHLDRLAAAKSALGQGGYDGLFLGGNYVAGVALGRCIEGAYESASQVSDFLTKYAYK; encoded by the exons ATGGCCGGCGCAACAATGGCCACCGCCACCGTCGCGGCCGCGTCGCCGCTCCGCGGCAGGGTCACCGGGCGCCCACACCGCGTCCGCCCGCGTTGCGCTACCGCGAGCAGCGCGACCGAGACTCCGGCGGCGCCCGGCGTGCGGCTGTCCGCGGAATGCGTCATTGTGGGCGCCGGCATCAGCGGCCTCTGCACCGCGCAGGCGCTGGCCACCCGATACGGCGTCAGCGACCTGCTCGTCACGGAGGCCCGCGACCGCCCGGGCGGCAACATCACCACCGTCGAGCGTCCCGACGAGGGGTACCTGTGGGAGGAGGGACCCAACAGCTTCCAGCCCTCCGACCCGGTCCTCACCATGGCC GTGGACAGCGGGCTCAAGGATGACTTGGTGTTCGGGGACCCCAACGCGCCCCGGTTCGTGCTGTGGGAGGGGAAGCTGAGGCCGGTGCCGTCGAAGCCAGGCGACCTGCCTTTCTTCAGCCTCATGAGTATCCCTGGGAAGCTCAGGGCCGGCCTTGGCGCGCTCGGCATTCGCCCACCTCCTCCA GGGCGCGAGGAGTCGGTGGAGGAGTTTGTGCGCCGCAACCTCGGTGCCGAGGTCTTTGAGCGCCTCATCGAGCCTTTCTGCTCAG GTGTATATGCTGGTGATCCTTCGAAGCTTAGTATGAAGGCTGCATTTGGGAAGGTCTGGAGGTTGGAGGAGATTGGAGGTAGTATTATTGGTGGAACCATCAAGGCGATTCAGGATAAAGGGAAGAACCCCAAACCGCCAAGGGATCC CCGACTTCCGGCACCAAAGGGACAGACGGTGGCATCTTTCAGGAAGGGTCTAGCCATGCTCCCGAATGCCATCGCATCTAG GCTGGGTAGTAAAGTCAAGCTGTCATGGAAGCTTACGAGCATTACAAAGGCGGACAACCAAGGATATGTATTAGGTTATGAAACACCAGAAGGACTTGTTTCAGTGCAGGCTAAAAGTGTTATCATGACCATCCCGTCATATGTTGCTAGTGATATCTTGCGCCCACTTTCA ATTGATGCAGCAGATGCACTCTCAAAATTCTATTATCCGCCAGTTGCTGCTGTAACTGTTTCATATCCAAAAGAAGCTATTAGAAAAGAATGCTTAATTGATGGGGAGCTCCAGGGTTTCGGCCAGTTGCATCCACGTAGCCAAGGAGTCGAGACTTTAG GGACAATATATAGCTCTTCTCTCTTTCCTAATCGTGCTCCTGCTGGAAGAGTGTTACTTCTGAACTATATCGGGGGTTCTACAAATACAGGGATCGTCTCCAAG ACTGAGAGTGACTTAGTAGGAGCCGTTGACCGTGACCTCAGAAAAATGTTGATAAACCCTAGAGCAGCAGACCCTTTAGCATTAGGGGTTCGAGTGTGGCCACAAGCAATACCACAGTTTTTGATTGGGCACCTTGATCGCCTTGCTGCTGCAAAATCTGCACTGGGCCAAGGCGGCTACGACGGGTTGTTCCTAGGAGGAAACTACGTCGCAGGAGTTGCCTTGGGCCGATGCATCGAGGGTGCGTACGAGAGTGCCTCACAAGTATCTGACTTCTTGACCAAGTATGCCTACAAGTGA